A section of the Oreochromis niloticus isolate F11D_XX linkage group LG9, O_niloticus_UMD_NMBU, whole genome shotgun sequence genome encodes:
- the LOC100696855 gene encoding ADP-ribosyl cyclase/cyclic ADP-ribose hydrolase 1 isoform X1, which yields MEHEQSHRLGKRRRKRCVILIVIVVLIVIVIIAVVLGLTLRQNKSEFESTFLSRCEKFDQYDCKKVWDAFQQAYVNKDPCKVPVEAYDPLIAAAPFKPQCNRMMFWSKTKDVVHGFTEKRDCFVTLEDTLLGSVLDGLTWCGKEGSKDTNTTGCPGWSDCENNTVRSFWIRASAAFADVACGNVTAMLNGSINTPFNPTSIFASVEVPRFIASRVKNLNVVMVIQKNNISNCTDPSLKNLRQSIDTGITFSCKDVSESRIQECGSKPEIACGACW from the exons ATGGAGCATGAGCAGTCTCATCGACTGGGAAAACGGCGGAGGAAACGCTGCGTAATATTAATTGTCATCGTTGTCCTTATTGTTATTGTAATCATCGCCGTGGTGTTGGGACTGACTCTCCGTCAGAACAAAAGTGAATTTGAATCTACGTTTTTGTCTAGGTGTGAGAAGTTCGATCA ataTGACTGTAAAAAGGTATGGGATGCCTTTCAGCAGGCCTACGTGAACAAGGATCCATGTAAAGTTCCAGTGGAAGCTTATGATCCCCTGATTGCTGCAGCCCCCTTCAAACCTCAATGCAACAGA ATGATGTTCTGGAGCAAAACAAAGGATGTGGTCCATGGTTTCACTGAGAAGAGGGATTGTTTTGTCACTTTGGAGGACACTCTGTTGGGATCTGTCCTCGATGGTCTGACCTGGTGTGGAAAAGAAGGCAGCAAGG ATACCAACACTACTGGGTGTCCCGGATGGTCAGACTGTGAAAACAACACTGTTCGCTCATTTTGGATTCGTGCCTCTGCTGCT tTTGCAGATGTTGCCTGTGGTAATGTCACAGCAATGCTAAACGGATCCATCAACACGCCATTCAATCCTACAAG TATTTTTGCAAGCGTTGAGGTGCCGAGGTTTATTGCCTCTAGGGTCAAGAACCTGAATGTTGTTATGGTCATACAGAAGAACAACAT ATCAAACTGTACAGATCCATCCTTGAAGAATTTGAGGCAATCTATAGATACAGGGATAACATTCAGCTGCAAAGACGTGTCTGA ATCTCGTATTCAGGAATGCGGCTCCAAACCAGAGATAGCGTGTGGAGCCTGCTGGTGA
- the LOC100710024 gene encoding ADP-ribosyl cyclase/cyclic ADP-ribose hydrolase 1-like, which yields MGLCKKLLIGDGITALITLILCLSLGLTVVSRNITSTFFSRCEKFNEYDCQKLWDAFQQAYVNKDPCKVPVEAYDPLIAAAPFKHQCNKTMFWSKTKDVVHGLTAKRNDCFVTLEDTLLGSVLDNLTWCGKEGSNDTFTTGCPGWSECVNNPVRSFWNRSSAAFADVACGNVTAMLNGSINTPFNPTSNFASVEVPRFKASRVKKLNVVMVIQKNAISNCNHSSLKELEANMTKRSITYTCKDVSESRIQECGSKPEIACGACW from the exons atggGATTGTGTAAGAAACTACTCATTGGGGATGGCATCACTGCTCTTATTACGTTAATCCTCTGCTTGTCATTGGGACTGACTGTTGTTTCGAGGAATATTACGTCTACATTTTTCTCTAGGTGTGAGAAGTTTAATGA ATATGACTGTCAAAAGCTATGGGATGCCTTTCAGCAGGCCTATGTTAACAAGGATCCATGTAAAGTTCCAGTGGAAGCTTATGATCCCCTGATTGCTGCAGCCCCCTTCAAACATCAGTGCAACAAA ACGATGTTCTGGAGCAAAACAAAGGATGTGGTCCATGGTTTAACTGCAAAGAGAAATGATTGTTTTGTCACTTTGGAGGACACTCTGTTGGGATCTGTCCTGGATAATCTGACCTGGTGTGGAAAAGAAGGCAGCAACG ATACCTTTACTACTGGGTGCCCCGGATGGTCAGAGTGTGTAAACAACCCTGTTCGCTCATTTTGGAATCgttcctctgctgct tTTGCAGATGTAGCCTGTGGTAATGTCACGGCAATGCTAAACGGATCCATCAACACGCCATTCAATCCTACAAG tAATTTTGCAAGCGTTGAGGTGCCGAGGTTTAAAGCCTCTAGGGTCAAGAAGCTGAATGTTGTTATGGTCATACAGAAGAATGCCAT ATCAAACTGTAATCATTCATCCTTAAAAGAGTTAGAGGCGAACATGACAAAGAGAAGTATAACATACACCTGCAAAGACGTGTCTGA ATCTCGGATTCAGGAATGCGGCTCCAAACCAGAGATTGCGTGTGGAGCCTGCTGGTGA